A genomic stretch from Telmatocola sphagniphila includes:
- a CDS encoding HipA N-terminal domain-containing protein: MQQAHVYSRGILAGVLSKDSTGYHFQYLSDYLAQDSREYPPISLNFPKQKSAFKSNFLFPFFYGLLAEGEEKALQCRSLRIDDKDHFARLLKTCEAETTSGVTVKEIP, from the coding sequence ATGCAGCAAGCTCACGTCTATAGTAGAGGCATCCTCGCGGGGGTTCTTTCCAAGGACTCTACGGGATACCACTTTCAGTACCTCTCCGATTATCTCGCTCAGGACAGCCGGGAGTACCCGCCTATCAGCCTGAATTTCCCGAAACAGAAATCGGCGTTCAAATCGAACTTCCTTTTCCCGTTTTTCTACGGTCTGCTGGCTGAAGGAGAGGAAAAAGCTCTGCAGTGCCGATCACTCCGAATCGATGATAAAGACCACTTCGCTCGTCTTCTGAAAACCTGCGAAGCGGAAACCACCAGCGGAGTCACCGTGAAGGAGATTCCATGA
- a CDS encoding metallophosphoesterase family protein, whose protein sequence is MRDQGAESLIHCGDLSSGSIVEVLSVLPCWFVFGNHDADEVPQLQRAAMEFGPVCLGWGGLIELGGKRLGIVHGHMSWDLRRLLDRKPDFLFSGHDHFPSDKMLRNGRRINQGALHRTDQYTVALVDLETDEVKFLPLSE, encoded by the coding sequence TTGCGAGATCAAGGTGCGGAGTCGCTCATACACTGCGGCGATTTATCGAGTGGCTCCATCGTGGAAGTTCTTTCGGTCCTCCCGTGCTGGTTTGTGTTCGGGAATCACGATGCCGATGAAGTCCCGCAACTCCAGCGAGCGGCCATGGAATTCGGCCCAGTTTGCCTCGGTTGGGGTGGCCTGATTGAGCTGGGTGGAAAGCGTCTCGGAATCGTTCACGGACATATGAGTTGGGACCTGCGACGGCTGCTTGATCGGAAGCCCGATTTTCTATTCTCTGGACACGATCACTTTCCTAGCGACAAGATGTTGCGAAATGGGAGACGAATCAATCAGGGTGCATTACACCGCACTGATCAATACACGGTCGCTCTCGTCGATTTGGAGACCGACGAAGTCAAGTTTCTACCGTTATCAGAGTGA
- a CDS encoding type II toxin-antitoxin system HipA family toxin, with protein MNGCPSCFKSGHNTFCTSCRKRLFNGKKVSHILPFSRPAYNEAKLKVTPERMSISGIQTKMSLVLEGTQLKMVESGGQYILKPIPLGQFQRLEVTPLNEHLTMQLARQIFDIDVADNTLVQFEDGQPAYLVRRFDVQADGRRSLKEDFAQIGNLSEENRGQNYKYDFSYEEIGELIRQYVAVHALDLERFFTLVVFNYLVNNGDAHAKNFSLMRDENTGEYRLSPAYDLLNTRLHVPLESRTALDLFKENYETDSFKANGFYAHDDFVEFARRLNLVEGRYQRILKKSTDRIGEVFEFIDKSQLPADCKTLYREHVTAAANAIGYSLARSQKG; from the coding sequence ATGAACGGTTGCCCGTCGTGCTTCAAGTCGGGCCACAACACCTTCTGCACAAGTTGCAGGAAACGTCTCTTCAACGGGAAAAAAGTCTCGCACATACTTCCCTTCTCCCGACCGGCTTACAATGAGGCCAAGTTAAAAGTCACACCCGAGAGAATGTCGATATCCGGCATTCAGACCAAAATGTCACTGGTGCTGGAAGGCACGCAACTTAAGATGGTGGAATCCGGGGGACAATATATTCTGAAACCCATCCCTCTGGGGCAATTCCAAAGATTGGAAGTGACACCGCTAAACGAACACTTAACCATGCAGCTTGCCCGACAAATATTCGATATTGATGTGGCCGATAACACGCTGGTTCAATTCGAGGATGGGCAGCCTGCCTATCTCGTGCGCCGATTCGACGTGCAAGCCGACGGTCGGAGAAGCCTGAAAGAAGATTTCGCCCAGATCGGCAACTTATCCGAAGAGAACCGCGGGCAAAACTACAAGTACGACTTCTCATACGAAGAGATTGGTGAACTCATACGGCAGTACGTGGCCGTGCACGCCTTAGATCTCGAGCGATTTTTCACTCTGGTAGTTTTCAATTATCTGGTGAATAACGGAGATGCTCATGCGAAGAATTTTTCGCTGATGCGCGATGAGAATACCGGCGAATATCGGCTTTCTCCCGCTTACGACCTTCTCAACACGCGATTGCACGTTCCCTTGGAATCCCGAACGGCCCTGGATCTTTTCAAGGAAAATTACGAAACAGATAGTTTCAAGGCGAATGGCTTTTATGCACACGATGACTTCGTCGAGTTTGCTCGAAGGCTGAATTTAGTCGAAGGTCGCTACCAGAGAATCCTCAAGAAATCGACCGACCGGATCGGAGAGGTTTTTGAGTTCATAGATAAGTCGCAACTTCCTGCCGATTGCAAGACTTTGTACAGAGAGCATGTGACCGCCGCAGCGAATGCGATTGGCTATTCCTTGGCCAGATCGCAAAAAGGTTGA
- a CDS encoding HAD family hydrolase, producing MNPYRCVLFDFDGTLADSYAAITASVNHVLHYRGKPELPESIVRTKVGFGLQQLMKDLLPDSDPEENAVIYRQHHPSVMFSHTRLLPGAIELLQRLKEEGIPSGVCSNKPQAITRQLVNSLNVAEFFSVVMGPEDVPHPKPAPDMLLAAMHRLSKEKSETLFVGDMTIDLETARAAGVEVWLVATGSHDWDTLEKAHPDRLLNDLNSVRHHLFPVLLA from the coding sequence ATGAATCCCTATCGTTGTGTCCTATTTGATTTCGATGGCACTTTGGCGGATAGTTACGCCGCCATCACCGCCAGCGTCAATCACGTGCTGCACTATCGCGGCAAACCGGAGTTGCCGGAATCGATCGTGCGGACCAAGGTCGGTTTCGGCCTCCAACAGTTGATGAAGGACCTGCTCCCGGATAGTGATCCGGAGGAAAACGCCGTGATTTATCGGCAACATCATCCCTCGGTGATGTTCTCGCATACCCGATTGTTACCGGGAGCGATCGAACTCCTTCAGAGATTGAAAGAGGAGGGCATTCCATCCGGAGTCTGCAGCAACAAACCGCAGGCGATTACCCGCCAGCTGGTTAACTCGCTGAACGTTGCCGAATTTTTCTCGGTGGTGATGGGACCGGAAGATGTTCCGCATCCTAAACCCGCCCCGGATATGCTACTCGCGGCCATGCATCGGTTGTCAAAAGAGAAGTCGGAAACACTTTTCGTCGGCGATATGACCATTGATCTGGAAACGGCTCGGGCCGCCGGTGTGGAAGTCTGGTTGGTTGCCACCGGCTCGCACGATTGGGATACGCTCGAAAAAGCGCATCCCGACCGGTTACTGAACGATTTAAACTCGGTCCGCCATCATCTTTTCCCGGTGTTGTTGGCGTAA
- the tnpC gene encoding IS66 family transposase, protein MDIVTEELIARQPAEAQAIIRLLLAEVAKLKEQLARNPGNSSKPPSTQHPHAKLSKQALKKAKRKAGGQPGHTKHERSLVSVDRCIEMISCKPTECRRCGEALSGTDPQPLRHQVWEIPEIQPSITEYQLHRLPCSCGKTTCGELPAGVPSGAAGPRLIALSSLLMVCFRLSKRRCALFLEQILGQEASAAWMVKLQNRASEALQQPYRELQQALPGQAVVQGDESPTKEGPIKAWTWTFVAPRFTLFACRTSRKAEVVREFLGPAYSGILNCDRAKMYWAFGRLQWCWAHLIRDFQSLIDRPCSVSKRLGRDLQRQTRAMFELWKRIRDGSLERPEFQKRMVPIRSQIEALLLRGKCDRKTRGLCAELWKYRTRLWTFVEVEGVEPTNNAAERALRPFVIWRKICFGTQSAAGSRFLERMLTVIETCRQQKRNCLAFIKEAVQAHFNNKTPRSLLAGA, encoded by the coding sequence ATGGATATCGTAACTGAAGAATTGATCGCTCGCCAACCCGCCGAAGCTCAGGCGATCATTCGTTTGCTTTTGGCCGAGGTTGCCAAACTGAAAGAGCAGTTGGCGCGAAATCCGGGCAATTCTTCGAAGCCGCCTTCGACGCAACATCCCCACGCCAAGCTTTCGAAGCAAGCGCTTAAGAAGGCCAAGCGGAAAGCGGGCGGTCAACCGGGACATACCAAGCACGAACGCTCTTTGGTATCGGTCGATCGCTGTATCGAAATGATCTCCTGCAAGCCGACCGAATGCCGTCGGTGCGGCGAAGCGTTGAGCGGAACTGACCCCCAACCCCTGCGGCATCAAGTGTGGGAGATTCCCGAAATCCAGCCTTCGATCACCGAATATCAACTGCATCGGCTGCCTTGTTCCTGCGGCAAGACGACCTGCGGCGAATTGCCGGCGGGCGTTCCTTCCGGAGCGGCCGGACCTCGATTGATCGCTTTGTCGTCTCTTTTAATGGTCTGTTTCCGACTCTCCAAGCGACGCTGCGCTCTGTTTCTGGAACAGATCCTGGGTCAGGAAGCTTCCGCCGCCTGGATGGTCAAACTTCAGAACCGGGCGTCCGAAGCTTTACAGCAGCCGTACCGGGAATTACAGCAGGCCTTGCCTGGGCAAGCGGTGGTTCAGGGCGACGAATCTCCCACCAAAGAAGGTCCGATCAAGGCTTGGACCTGGACTTTTGTCGCTCCCCGATTCACTCTGTTCGCCTGTCGGACCAGTCGCAAGGCCGAAGTAGTTCGCGAATTTCTCGGCCCAGCGTACTCGGGCATCTTGAACTGCGACCGGGCCAAAATGTACTGGGCTTTCGGACGCCTGCAATGGTGCTGGGCCCATCTGATCCGCGACTTCCAGAGCCTGATCGACCGGCCTTGTTCTGTGTCGAAGCGGTTGGGCCGGGACTTGCAACGGCAAACTCGAGCGATGTTCGAACTCTGGAAACGCATTCGAGACGGGAGCCTGGAACGCCCGGAATTCCAAAAGCGGATGGTTCCGATTCGCTCGCAAATCGAAGCCTTACTCCTTCGAGGAAAATGCGACCGGAAAACGCGAGGCCTGTGCGCCGAACTCTGGAAGTACCGCACTCGACTTTGGACGTTCGTCGAAGTGGAGGGAGTCGAACCGACCAACAACGCGGCCGAGCGGGCCTTGCGGCCGTTCGTCATTTGGCGAAAAATCTGCTTCGGCACGCAATCCGCTGCCGGAAGCCGTTTCCTCGAGAGAATGCTCACGGTCATCGAAACCTGCCGACAGCAAAAACGCAACTGCCTCGCATTTATCAAAGAGGCTGTCCAGGCTCACTTCAACAACAAAACGCCCCGCTCACTCCTGGCCGGGGCGTGA
- a CDS encoding helix-turn-helix domain-containing protein, translating into MSPQEIGVQFRSRRKYLKLRQRDVAELAGVTLRGLTALEKGTANPTLKQLVKIADVLGLAFHLSEGTNHAASSRL; encoded by the coding sequence ATGTCGCCTCAGGAAATCGGTGTGCAATTCCGCTCGCGCAGAAAATACCTCAAGCTGCGACAACGGGATGTAGCAGAGCTAGCTGGCGTCACACTCCGGGGGCTTACAGCCCTGGAAAAAGGAACTGCGAATCCCACCCTCAAACAGTTGGTCAAAATCGCCGATGTCCTCGGATTAGCTTTCCACCTCAGCGAGGGAACGAACCATGCAGCAAGCTCACGTCTATAG
- a CDS encoding oligosaccharide flippase family protein — MLKALGKIGSARFGNLSKEKQAGLFGVGWTALGQIAAIFIRFGSSLLLTRLLNMDTYGFFGIAMSVSILVELFSDIGLRPALTRHADGENSAYVATAWTILIIRSFVMAGLMIGMGLLLPQFYTDYNKRLFFLVEVALAVRPILHACANPMSILLHKQLRFGTWAAMEFGQTIVGTIGTLTFAYLFHNVWAVVIGILLGEAAFVALSYAWCERPPRPTWDKAAAKELAHIGNQVFVNTLVMGLWIYVDRLVGPVFTSAEKMAPYLLAYTLMEAIERLMGKATDVYFSTLVKVGSFQQQVEFHTRTCNRIAMFLMPLLAIGIMAAPMVVKVYGSNYRAAGLGILFAVLVCRVMFRILGQVHYQLFMIQGEIYLATRCYYLALFVQVVTIFPLAKFYGTLGIAYSVCISTFVLTLSQNLIFNHRKYMDMKSFLITFGYAAAGFTALVFLEM, encoded by the coding sequence ATGCTGAAAGCTCTAGGAAAGATAGGCTCAGCCCGCTTTGGAAATTTATCCAAGGAAAAACAAGCGGGCTTATTCGGCGTTGGCTGGACTGCACTGGGTCAGATCGCGGCGATCTTCATCCGCTTCGGCAGCAGTCTGCTGCTGACCCGTCTGCTCAACATGGATACCTACGGCTTCTTCGGCATAGCCATGTCGGTATCCATCCTGGTCGAGCTTTTTTCCGATATCGGCCTGCGCCCCGCCCTCACCCGTCACGCCGACGGCGAAAACTCCGCTTATGTAGCTACGGCCTGGACCATTCTGATCATCCGCAGCTTCGTGATGGCGGGATTAATGATCGGGATGGGATTGCTTTTGCCCCAATTCTACACCGATTACAATAAACGTTTGTTTTTCCTGGTCGAGGTGGCTCTGGCAGTACGTCCGATTCTGCATGCTTGCGCTAACCCGATGTCGATTCTGCTGCACAAACAGCTGCGTTTCGGTACCTGGGCGGCTATGGAATTCGGACAGACCATTGTCGGCACCATTGGCACACTGACCTTCGCCTACCTCTTCCATAACGTCTGGGCGGTTGTGATCGGCATCCTGCTCGGGGAAGCCGCTTTTGTCGCACTCAGCTATGCGTGGTGCGAGCGACCTCCTCGACCAACCTGGGATAAAGCAGCCGCCAAAGAATTGGCTCACATCGGCAATCAGGTTTTCGTAAACACTCTGGTGATGGGTCTGTGGATCTACGTCGATCGACTGGTCGGTCCCGTGTTCACTTCCGCCGAAAAAATGGCCCCCTACCTTCTTGCATACACGCTGATGGAAGCCATTGAAAGATTGATGGGCAAGGCCACCGACGTCTATTTCAGCACGCTGGTGAAGGTCGGCTCTTTTCAGCAACAGGTCGAGTTTCACACCCGAACTTGTAACCGCATCGCGATGTTTCTGATGCCTTTATTAGCGATCGGGATTATGGCCGCGCCCATGGTCGTGAAAGTGTACGGCTCCAACTATCGGGCGGCCGGGCTGGGGATATTATTTGCCGTTCTGGTCTGTCGGGTGATGTTTCGAATTCTGGGGCAGGTCCACTATCAGCTGTTCATGATCCAGGGAGAAATTTACCTGGCAACGCGGTGTTACTACCTGGCGCTCTTCGTGCAAGTAGTCACCATTTTCCCGCTTGCCAAGTTCTACGGGACGCTGGGAATTGCCTACTCGGTGTGTATTTCGACCTTCGTACTCACTCTGTCTCAGAATCTGATTTTCAATCATCGCAAGTACATGGATATGAAATCTTTTCTGATCACCTTCGGGTACGCGGCCGCGGGATTCACGGCCCTGGTCTTCTTGGAAATGTAA